One part of the Euwallacea similis isolate ESF13 chromosome 30, ESF131.1, whole genome shotgun sequence genome encodes these proteins:
- the LOC136417818 gene encoding uncharacterized protein — protein MVQIVVMYCVGLVFVAQFLGIVSGLQCYDCETKKGANNNCEINVKNVTLVFCPSGFVCTSYTRTLGKETNIRRLCSPSNECEIVSAENSHILNPDEQSVIECVSCTDVDGCNTANTFVLNFTQFSLLSILVIALNVLNNKLSFLY, from the exons ATGGTTCAAATTGTGGTAATGTATTGCGTGGGGTTGGTTTTTGTGGCTCAATTTCTGGGCATAG tttccGGACTACAATGTTACGATTGTGAGACGAAAAAGGGGGCAAACAATAACTGCGaaattaatgtgaaaaatgtCACCTTGGTATTCTGTCCATCAGGATTCGTTTGTACTTCCTATACAAGAACAT tagGAAAAGAGACCAATATTCGTAGACTGTGCAGTCCCAGTAACGAATGTGAAATTGTGTCAGCTGAAAATTCTCATATACTAAATCCTGACGAGCAAAGTGTTATAGAATGTGTTAGTTGTACTGACGTAGATGGCTGCAATACGGCCAATACTTTTGTACTTAACTTCACGCAATTTTCTTTACTGTCAATTTTGGTTATTGCTCTCAATGTTCTTAACAATAAGTTgtcatttttgtattaa